The Candidatus Binataceae bacterium genome window below encodes:
- a CDS encoding NAD(P)-dependent oxidoreductase produces MRGHILIVEPARVDILYNPIQAGLLGRGHRVTRYPGINEFISDRAARANADVLIGLGVQVSRDLMASMPRLRAVMSPVTGTDGIDELAATELGIVVGNGQIPENTESLAEATVMLMLAALYDLRGSEMVLRESRSHPMPVTARMLKGKLIGLIGFGQIARAIVKRLSTWEVRFQTCTRRARSDLPREVSQVGLDELLHTSDIVTVLCPLTSETRGMLNAQRLASLKRGAIFVNTARGGIVDEAALAALVRSKHLQCIAVDVFATEPPPSDNPLRQLSDVEAILTPHMVGHTAESIERLPMATIESIERIMRGEPPLYVRNPQVIAEWQRRWSQ; encoded by the coding sequence ATGCGGGGTCATATACTCATTGTCGAGCCCGCTCGAGTAGATATTCTCTACAACCCGATCCAGGCGGGTCTTCTTGGGCGAGGCCACCGCGTCACTCGTTATCCAGGGATCAATGAATTCATTTCCGATCGCGCGGCCCGCGCTAACGCCGACGTATTGATTGGACTCGGCGTGCAAGTCAGCCGCGACCTGATGGCCTCGATGCCGCGGCTGCGCGCTGTGATGTCGCCGGTGACGGGAACGGACGGGATTGACGAACTCGCCGCGACGGAACTCGGAATCGTAGTCGGCAACGGTCAGATTCCGGAGAACACCGAGAGCCTTGCAGAAGCGACCGTGATGCTGATGCTGGCCGCGCTCTACGACCTTCGTGGATCCGAAATGGTACTGCGCGAAAGCCGCTCGCATCCGATGCCCGTGACGGCGCGCATGCTCAAGGGCAAGCTGATCGGTCTAATTGGGTTCGGTCAGATTGCGCGCGCGATCGTGAAGCGGCTTTCGACCTGGGAGGTCCGATTCCAGACCTGCACGCGGCGTGCGCGATCGGACTTGCCTCGTGAAGTATCGCAAGTGGGCTTGGACGAACTGCTTCACACGAGCGATATCGTGACTGTGCTTTGCCCGCTCACCTCCGAGACTCGCGGCATGCTCAACGCGCAGCGGTTGGCATCGCTCAAGCGCGGCGCGATCTTCGTCAATACTGCTCGCGGTGGAATCGTTGATGAAGCCGCACTCGCGGCACTGGTGCGAAGTAAGCACCTCCAGTGCATTGCGGTGGATGTGTTCGCGACCGAGCCGCCACCATCGGACAATCCGCTGCGTCAACTATCGGACGTCGAGGCGATCCTGACGCCGCACATGGTCGGACATACGGCGGAATCGATCGAGCGGCTGCCGATGGCAACGATCGAGAGCATCGAGCGCATCATGCGCGGTGAGCCGCCACTCTACGTGCGTAATCCGCAGGTTATCGCCGAGTGGCAGCGGCGCTGGAGTCAGTGA
- a CDS encoding DUF2092 domain-containing protein, translated as MKTCLSLIGAAVFALALRCVPARAAGLPNVSPEATRLIDQSCSALGSANAFSFHAEILFDQVLPSAVKVQFAGAMDFALQRPDEIAVDYRSDLGAKQVWYKGSTLTIFDPAKDMYATAAVPTTIDAMINQVAEEKHLTIPLSDLAYTDPCAPFRKKVTYGAYIGRGDVNGVECDHVALSGPQADLQLWLDRTGKPVPRKIVINYRTRPGSPEYIAVLSDWKFPGAFPASRFSPQIPKNAVKIDFLSNKETPR; from the coding sequence ATGAAGACCTGCCTTTCGCTGATCGGCGCTGCGGTGTTCGCGCTCGCGCTTCGTTGTGTTCCGGCGCGCGCCGCTGGTCTGCCCAACGTGTCGCCCGAAGCGACCAGGCTAATCGATCAATCCTGCAGCGCTCTCGGATCTGCAAACGCGTTCAGCTTCCACGCCGAGATACTTTTCGACCAGGTGCTGCCCTCGGCGGTGAAGGTCCAGTTCGCGGGCGCGATGGATTTCGCGCTCCAGCGCCCTGACGAAATCGCCGTCGATTACCGCAGCGACCTTGGCGCCAAGCAGGTCTGGTACAAGGGCAGCACTTTGACCATCTTCGATCCCGCCAAGGATATGTATGCGACCGCGGCCGTGCCGACGACGATCGACGCGATGATCAATCAAGTCGCCGAAGAAAAGCATCTGACTATTCCGCTCTCCGATCTGGCCTACACTGACCCGTGCGCTCCTTTTCGAAAAAAGGTGACCTACGGCGCTTATATCGGGCGCGGCGATGTAAACGGCGTCGAGTGCGATCACGTTGCGTTGTCGGGCCCGCAGGCTGATCTGCAGCTATGGCTCGATCGCACGGGCAAGCCAGTGCCGCGCAAGATCGTAATCAACTACCGCACACGTCCCGGCTCACCGGAATACATCGCGGTGCTATCGGACTGGAAATTTCCAGGCGCGTTCCCGGCGAGCCGCTTCAGCCCGCAGATTCCCAAGAACGCCGTAAAGATCGATTTCCTGAGCAACAAGGAAACGCCGCGATGA
- a CDS encoding class I SAM-dependent methyltransferase: MAVRKAPPVGLDSADRAQRKLVPCFDDLYRTALELLPFTADQRFELLDLGAGTGLLSAMIAESFPKAQLTLFDLTPEMLLGARQRLKPLGKRVKFVSADFAAAAPAKSYDAVVSSLAIYHLPDSGKRHLFGDIFKFLTPGGVFINADQVAGEGAAIDERARQMWLKRARELKASDRELDATLERMKRDMPATVGQQLAWLRETGFVEVSCSYRNLIFAVLSGTKPGAVRAPS, encoded by the coding sequence ATGGCGGTTCGCAAGGCACCACCGGTTGGCCTCGACAGCGCCGATCGGGCGCAGCGCAAGCTCGTGCCGTGTTTCGACGATCTCTATCGCACGGCGCTCGAGTTATTGCCGTTCACCGCCGACCAGCGGTTCGAGTTGCTCGACCTCGGCGCGGGCACGGGACTTCTCTCGGCGATGATCGCCGAGTCGTTTCCGAAAGCGCAGCTCACGCTTTTCGATCTCACGCCCGAGATGCTGCTTGGCGCGCGGCAGCGCCTGAAGCCGCTGGGCAAGCGCGTCAAATTCGTCAGTGCCGATTTCGCGGCCGCCGCGCCCGCGAAGTCCTACGACGCCGTCGTGTCGTCGCTGGCGATTTATCATTTGCCCGACAGCGGCAAGCGTCATCTCTTCGGCGACATCTTCAAGTTCCTCACTCCCGGCGGTGTGTTTATCAATGCCGACCAGGTCGCGGGCGAGGGCGCTGCGATCGACGAGCGCGCGCGCCAGATGTGGCTCAAGCGGGCGCGCGAGTTGAAGGCGAGCGATCGCGAGCTCGATGCGACCCTCGAGCGCATGAAGCGCGATATGCCCGCGACCGTAGGTCAGCAGCTCGCATGGTTGCGCGAGACCGGCTTTGTCGAAGTATCGTGCTCGTATCGAAATCTCATCTTCGCTGTGCTGTCCGGCACCAAGCCCGGCGCCGTCCGGGCGCCATCTTAA
- a CDS encoding acetate--CoA ligase family protein, giving the protein MDTDRTKVSSILDRAKAEGRSSLTPAECGEVCRAYSIAIPTQAMATSAADAVKCAGQVGYPVAMKIVSADILHKTEAGGVALGLADPRAVQAAYESMIAKAKAYKADAKIDGVLIQQMAPAGVELIVGASTDPSFGKVVAFGVGGVMVEVLRDITFSLAPASVDDARKMLDAIRSQELLNGIRGGAAVNREALATLIHKVSRLIDENQQIAEIDLNPVFASARGAIAADLRILVDFEPAPQRYRPSREEILRAMNRIMRPESIAIIGASAEDGKIGNSVLKNLINGGYQGRIIPIHPSLDSVLGRKAYRSIKDVPGDVDVAVFAIPARLVAQVLHECGAKKVAGAVLIPSGFAETGNADLQREVLEAARQHDIRLMGPNIYGFYYTPKNLCATFCTPYDVKGKVALSSQSGGVGMAILGFSRSTKMGVSAIVGLGNKADIDEDDLLTFFEEDPDTDVIAMHVEDLKDGRSFAEVAKRVSAKKPVIVLKAGRTSAGARAARSHTAALAGNDRIYDDVLRQCGVVRAYALNDMLEFARCLPMMPAPAGENVLIITGAGGSGVLLADACVDNGLKLMTMPPDLDQAFRKFIPPFGAAGNPVDITGGEPPTTYQNTIKLGLEDRRVHALVLGYWHTIITPPMVFARLTAQIVEEMRAKGINKPIVASLVGDVEVEEACAYLFERSIPAYPYTTEKPVAVLGAKYKWARGAGLIR; this is encoded by the coding sequence ATGGATACCGATCGCACAAAAGTCAGTTCGATTCTCGATCGCGCGAAGGCCGAAGGCCGTAGCTCATTGACTCCGGCCGAATGCGGCGAGGTTTGCCGCGCCTACAGCATTGCGATTCCGACGCAGGCGATGGCGACCTCTGCCGCGGATGCGGTCAAATGCGCTGGGCAAGTCGGTTATCCCGTCGCGATGAAAATCGTGTCCGCGGACATCCTGCACAAGACCGAGGCCGGCGGCGTTGCGCTCGGGCTCGCCGACCCGCGCGCGGTCCAAGCCGCGTATGAATCGATGATCGCGAAGGCCAAGGCGTACAAGGCCGACGCGAAGATTGACGGCGTGCTCATCCAGCAGATGGCGCCGGCCGGTGTGGAGCTGATCGTGGGCGCATCGACGGATCCGAGCTTCGGCAAGGTGGTCGCGTTCGGCGTCGGCGGCGTGATGGTCGAGGTTTTGCGCGACATCACGTTCAGCCTCGCGCCGGCGAGCGTTGACGATGCGCGCAAAATGCTCGACGCGATTCGCAGCCAGGAGCTGCTCAACGGGATTCGCGGCGGTGCGGCGGTGAATCGGGAAGCGCTCGCGACCCTGATTCATAAGGTCTCGCGCCTCATCGATGAGAATCAGCAGATCGCGGAAATCGATCTGAATCCCGTTTTCGCATCAGCTCGTGGCGCGATCGCAGCAGACCTTCGGATCCTCGTCGATTTCGAACCGGCACCCCAGCGCTATCGCCCCTCGCGGGAGGAGATTCTGCGCGCGATGAATCGCATCATGCGCCCCGAGTCGATCGCGATCATCGGCGCATCTGCTGAAGATGGTAAAATTGGCAACTCGGTGCTGAAGAACCTGATCAACGGCGGTTACCAGGGCCGCATCATCCCGATTCATCCGAGTCTAGATTCCGTGCTCGGCCGCAAGGCTTATCGAAGTATCAAAGATGTTCCCGGCGACGTTGACGTGGCAGTGTTCGCGATCCCGGCGCGGCTCGTGGCGCAGGTCCTGCACGAATGCGGCGCGAAGAAGGTCGCAGGCGCAGTGCTGATTCCGTCGGGATTCGCCGAGACCGGCAACGCTGACCTCCAGCGCGAGGTGCTCGAAGCCGCGCGCCAACATGACATCAGGTTAATGGGACCTAACATCTATGGGTTTTACTACACGCCGAAAAATCTGTGCGCGACGTTCTGCACGCCCTACGACGTGAAAGGCAAGGTCGCGCTCTCCTCGCAGAGCGGCGGCGTCGGGATGGCGATTTTGGGCTTCAGCCGCTCGACGAAGATGGGCGTGTCGGCGATCGTCGGCCTCGGCAACAAGGCGGATATCGATGAAGACGATTTGCTGACCTTCTTCGAAGAGGATCCCGACACCGACGTGATCGCGATGCACGTCGAGGATCTGAAGGATGGGCGCTCGTTCGCCGAAGTGGCCAAGCGCGTGTCGGCGAAAAAGCCCGTCATCGTACTGAAGGCAGGGCGCACGTCAGCGGGCGCTCGCGCCGCGCGATCGCATACCGCGGCGCTCGCCGGCAACGATCGCATCTACGACGACGTGCTGCGGCAGTGCGGAGTCGTGCGCGCATATGCGCTCAACGACATGCTCGAGTTCGCGCGATGCCTCCCGATGATGCCGGCGCCGGCTGGCGAGAACGTGTTGATCATCACTGGCGCTGGTGGATCGGGCGTACTGCTCGCCGACGCCTGCGTTGACAATGGGCTCAAGCTAATGACGATGCCGCCGGACCTCGATCAGGCGTTTCGCAAGTTTATCCCACCGTTCGGCGCCGCGGGAAATCCAGTCGATATCACGGGCGGCGAACCGCCGACGACCTATCAGAATACAATCAAGCTCGGACTCGAAGATCGGCGCGTGCATGCGCTGGTGCTGGGATATTGGCACACGATCATCACGCCGCCGATGGTATTCGCGAGGCTGACGGCGCAGATCGTGGAAGAGATGCGCGCGAAGGGGATCAACAAGCCGATCGTGGCCTCGCTGGTTGGCGACGTCGAAGTCGAAGAAGCGTGCGCGTACCTGTTCGAGCGCAGCATTCCGGCATATCCATACACAACCGAGAAACCGGTAGCCGTACTTGGTGCAAAATATAAATGGGCCCGAGGCGCCGGTCTGATACGCTGA
- a CDS encoding NAD(P)/FAD-dependent oxidoreductase — protein sequence MTNPARTGRRIAIIGSGFSGLCLAIQLKAIGMHNLTIFEKSDRLGGTWRDNSYPGAACDVPSFSYCFSFEQKTDWTRKWSPQAEILEYMEHCARRYDLYQHIRFNTEIASAKWDDSELVWRLRTSAGEEIVADILVSGVGQLNRPATPEYAGCKDFRGIQFHSAKWRHDVDLTGMKVAVIGNAASAIQFIPQIAPKVAKLTIFQRSANWMVPRGDRYYTEAEKERFRKHPWLARLYRWLIWAQHEMNWPVFAGNKFVASRMRSAAEENLRAAISNPKLQKLLTPDYPIGGKRILIADDYYPALNRDNVELIADPIDHFSETAVVTKGGRAIDADVVIYATGFESTSFLAPMAIQGEGGRTLNEEWKDGAHAYLGISVAGFPNLFLMYGPNTNLGHNSIIFMIECQTNYIVDLIKKMDHTGIKALNLRNAAMASYDARVQRELADSVWAKTGKSWYKLESGRITNNWPKSTIAYWWRTRHADLAQYSIAVAHRAATGTNLVDLTIPSAQEDQRNVAAR from the coding sequence ATGACTAATCCCGCTCGCACTGGTCGTCGCATCGCCATTATCGGCTCCGGATTTTCCGGACTCTGTCTCGCCATCCAGCTCAAGGCGATTGGGATGCACAACCTGACGATCTTCGAGAAGAGCGATCGCCTCGGCGGGACCTGGCGCGACAACTCTTATCCCGGTGCGGCCTGCGACGTGCCGTCGTTTTCGTACTGCTTTTCGTTCGAGCAGAAAACCGACTGGACGCGCAAATGGTCGCCGCAGGCGGAAATCCTCGAGTACATGGAGCACTGCGCGCGCCGCTACGATCTCTACCAGCACATCCGCTTCAACACCGAGATCGCATCAGCCAAATGGGACGATAGCGAATTGGTCTGGCGCCTGCGCACCTCGGCGGGCGAGGAGATCGTCGCGGATATCCTCGTGAGCGGCGTCGGCCAGCTCAACCGTCCCGCTACGCCGGAGTATGCGGGCTGCAAGGATTTTCGCGGTATCCAGTTTCACTCCGCGAAATGGCGCCACGACGTTGATCTCACCGGCATGAAGGTCGCCGTGATCGGCAACGCCGCCAGCGCGATCCAGTTCATCCCGCAAATCGCGCCGAAGGTGGCGAAGCTGACGATCTTTCAGCGTAGCGCGAACTGGATGGTGCCCCGCGGCGATCGCTATTACACCGAAGCCGAGAAGGAACGCTTCCGCAAACATCCCTGGCTCGCACGGCTTTACCGTTGGCTCATCTGGGCGCAGCACGAAATGAACTGGCCGGTGTTCGCCGGCAATAAATTCGTCGCCTCGCGGATGCGAAGCGCCGCCGAAGAGAATCTGCGCGCCGCGATCAGCAATCCGAAATTGCAAAAGCTGCTCACTCCCGATTACCCAATCGGCGGCAAGCGCATACTTATTGCGGATGACTATTACCCGGCGCTGAATCGCGACAACGTTGAGCTAATCGCCGACCCGATCGATCATTTCAGCGAAACCGCGGTGGTCACAAAAGGCGGACGCGCGATCGATGCCGATGTCGTCATCTATGCCACGGGCTTCGAGTCAACCTCATTCCTCGCGCCGATGGCGATCCAGGGGGAGGGTGGCCGCACACTCAACGAAGAGTGGAAGGACGGTGCGCACGCATATCTCGGAATCTCGGTCGCAGGATTCCCGAACCTCTTTTTGATGTACGGACCAAATACCAATCTCGGGCACAATTCGATCATCTTCATGATCGAATGCCAGACCAACTACATAGTCGACTTAATCAAGAAGATGGACCACACCGGCATCAAGGCGCTCAACCTGCGCAATGCCGCGATGGCGTCTTACGACGCCCGAGTGCAGCGCGAACTCGCGGACAGTGTCTGGGCGAAGACCGGAAAGAGCTGGTACAAACTCGAAAGCGGCCGCATTACCAACAACTGGCCGAAAAGCACGATCGCCTATTGGTGGCGCACGCGTCACGCTGATCTCGCGCAATACTCAATCGCAGTCGCGCACCGCGCTGCGACTGGGACTAACCTCGTTGACCTGACAATCCCAAGCGCGCAGGAAGATCAACGAAACGTCGCCGCCCGTTAA
- a CDS encoding YCF48-related protein, whose translation MFIARNIQWISPSIRRWRAALTIVLAVAAFAVCGCHRKVAIPELSPRPVEFTDTFFDVWPMHPDRAFIAGSRGKLLYTADGGQHFQQINIGTSLAVLAIQMVDDQNGFLAGQDGLVMRTRDGGKSWQRLNSRTRLHIFALSFPDRLHGFLVGDRSLVLSTSDGGETFFKRQLQRVFSAELKDDSGAYEEPAYYSVQFVDDNRGWIVGDEGRIWSTGNGGKSWQEQQSSLMSQWKHELNPGEKPEFADFTLPTFYGLSFRDAQHGAACGLEGWVAQTDDGGATWRFAHQADTPGGPPDNRIPGMVQGRVRDPLYSVDLYGKAGGVATGNIGTALRLQANSAWGPDQTVPPRPVPLTQVRFSDELHGWIVGYYGLILHTIDGGKTWRFCYGQG comes from the coding sequence TTGTTCATCGCAAGAAACATCCAGTGGATTTCGCCATCGATTCGCCGATGGCGCGCGGCGCTCACGATCGTCCTCGCGGTAGCCGCGTTCGCCGTCTGCGGATGCCATCGCAAGGTCGCGATTCCCGAGTTGTCCCCGCGGCCAGTGGAATTCACCGACACGTTCTTCGACGTATGGCCGATGCATCCGGATCGCGCGTTCATTGCCGGCAGCCGCGGCAAGCTCCTCTACACCGCGGACGGCGGACAGCATTTCCAGCAGATCAATATCGGAACATCGCTTGCCGTGCTGGCAATCCAGATGGTCGATGACCAGAACGGTTTTCTCGCCGGTCAGGACGGCCTCGTGATGAGAACGCGCGACGGCGGGAAGAGCTGGCAGCGTCTCAACTCGCGCACGCGGCTGCATATCTTCGCGCTGTCCTTTCCAGATCGACTGCACGGATTCCTGGTCGGTGATCGCAGTCTCGTCCTCAGCACCAGCGATGGCGGCGAAACGTTCTTCAAGCGCCAGTTGCAACGTGTGTTTTCTGCCGAGCTCAAAGACGATTCGGGGGCATATGAGGAACCGGCTTATTACAGTGTCCAATTCGTGGATGACAATCGCGGCTGGATCGTCGGCGACGAAGGCCGCATCTGGAGCACCGGCAATGGCGGCAAATCGTGGCAGGAGCAGCAGTCGTCGCTGATGTCGCAATGGAAGCATGAGCTGAATCCGGGAGAGAAGCCTGAGTTCGCTGACTTCACTTTGCCGACTTTCTATGGCTTGTCGTTTCGCGATGCGCAGCACGGTGCGGCGTGCGGACTCGAAGGCTGGGTAGCTCAGACGGACGATGGCGGCGCGACCTGGCGCTTCGCGCATCAGGCAGACACGCCGGGTGGACCGCCGGACAATCGCATTCCGGGGATGGTGCAGGGGCGGGTGCGCGATCCGCTCTACTCAGTCGATCTGTACGGAAAAGCTGGCGGCGTTGCGACCGGCAATATCGGGACGGCACTGCGTCTCCAAGCTAATAGCGCCTGGGGACCTGATCAGACGGTTCCGCCGCGACCGGTACCTCTGACGCAAGTGCGGTTTTCCGACGAACTGCACGGCTGGATCGTCGGCTACTACGGCCTCATTCTACACACCATCGACGGCGGCAAAACCTGGCGCTTTTGCTACGGCCAGGGCTGA
- a CDS encoding MMPL family transporter — protein sequence MTWYRLGEWIIRRRFIVLGAITLLTAFFGYYALDTQLVTSFGDLMPQNHPFIKIAHKYEAYFGGVNDITIMVEAREGTIYTPKIIEKIARITRNLNLVYGVRYASVESFLTVEVLRPMAAGVLMHEPILPDGTLPKTPKELDELRSNVHKNPGLVFGNFISFDDKAAKITGSFLESQLDYRRIFDETRKLVVDPVKDPTVNIYVGGQPILYGWVYHYTRQILSIFAVTVLALWTLLYLYFHDWRGALRPTISGIVCAIWGLGFIRLIGFALDPLILVIPFLITARAVSHSVQMHDRYYEEYYRLRDKNQAILSAFSELFVPSLSGILTDAFGVLVILLVPVVFLQRLAITSSFWISAIIVSELLLNPIIYYYLEPPQIDVIERREKGYYKRLLERVASAMLAPRGRKVTIAATVAAIAICAISWTGLKVGDPSSESQILWPNSPYNRAMRAIQQQFGGIERFVVVVEFNSRNVLDDPRLYRVMDAYETYMERDPGVAGAFSLSDLLSNLGPSAHGYAPKWNMLPTTRRTIGEILYTWLGFASPMETASILSPRHDATQITIYCKNREGDNIERVAMRTQRFFADPANQVPGVEFKLAAGIIGELAAANQEIIDNDVLLNVLAFATIYLIILVTYRSFVAGLYLLFPLALANAAINAYMGAHDIGINIDTLPVVTVGVGFGIDYAIYIVSRIIEELNQGCDIAEATYNSLITSGKAVSFTALTLVASVLFWYWSSIRFDAEMGLMLAIWMFVSMLGAMTILPVLIVTFDPGFLHREQERVRATRQREQLRPTGTA from the coding sequence ATGACCTGGTATCGACTCGGAGAATGGATAATCCGCCGCCGCTTCATCGTGCTCGGTGCGATTACCCTGTTAACCGCGTTCTTCGGCTATTACGCATTGGATACTCAGTTGGTCACCAGCTTTGGCGACCTGATGCCGCAGAATCATCCTTTCATCAAGATCGCGCATAAGTATGAGGCCTACTTCGGCGGCGTCAACGACATCACGATAATGGTCGAAGCGCGCGAGGGTACTATCTACACTCCCAAGATCATCGAGAAGATCGCGCGCATCACGCGAAATCTGAATCTCGTCTACGGGGTTCGCTATGCGTCGGTCGAATCGTTTCTTACCGTCGAGGTTTTACGACCAATGGCGGCGGGAGTATTGATGCACGAGCCAATTCTGCCCGACGGAACGCTGCCGAAAACGCCTAAGGAACTCGATGAGCTGCGCAGCAACGTTCACAAGAACCCCGGACTAGTATTCGGAAACTTCATCTCGTTCGACGACAAGGCGGCCAAGATTACGGGAAGCTTCCTGGAATCGCAGCTCGATTATCGACGCATTTTCGATGAAACGAGAAAACTGGTGGTCGATCCCGTCAAGGATCCAACGGTGAACATCTACGTTGGCGGACAACCGATACTATATGGATGGGTTTACCACTATACGCGCCAGATATTGTCGATTTTCGCCGTTACGGTCCTCGCGTTGTGGACTTTACTCTATTTGTACTTTCACGATTGGCGCGGGGCGCTTCGGCCGACGATTTCTGGAATAGTATGCGCGATCTGGGGACTCGGTTTTATCCGCCTCATCGGCTTTGCACTCGATCCGCTAATCCTGGTGATTCCTTTTCTCATCACCGCGCGCGCGGTCAGCCATTCTGTGCAGATGCACGATCGCTACTACGAGGAATACTATCGGCTGCGCGACAAGAACCAAGCTATTCTGTCGGCCTTCTCCGAACTGTTCGTTCCGTCACTGTCGGGTATTCTCACCGACGCGTTTGGCGTGCTGGTGATTCTGCTGGTGCCGGTGGTGTTCCTGCAGCGTCTCGCGATAACTTCGTCGTTCTGGATATCGGCGATTATAGTCAGCGAACTGCTGCTGAATCCGATCATCTATTACTACCTGGAACCACCGCAGATCGATGTGATCGAGCGCCGGGAGAAGGGATATTACAAAAGGCTGCTCGAGCGAGTCGCAAGTGCGATGCTCGCGCCGCGTGGACGGAAGGTGACGATTGCTGCGACCGTGGCCGCGATCGCGATATGCGCAATCTCATGGACCGGTCTTAAAGTCGGCGACCCCAGCTCTGAATCGCAAATCCTATGGCCGAATTCACCTTACAACCGTGCGATGCGCGCGATTCAGCAGCAGTTCGGCGGTATCGAGCGATTCGTCGTGGTGGTCGAGTTCAATTCCAGAAACGTGTTGGACGATCCGCGGCTTTATCGCGTCATGGACGCCTACGAAACGTACATGGAGCGCGATCCGGGTGTCGCGGGAGCGTTCTCACTTTCCGATTTGCTTTCGAACCTCGGTCCTTCAGCCCACGGCTACGCGCCCAAGTGGAACATGTTGCCGACTACGCGCCGCACCATCGGAGAAATACTCTACACCTGGCTCGGGTTCGCCTCGCCGATGGAGACGGCGAGCATTCTGAGCCCCCGCCATGATGCAACGCAGATAACGATCTATTGCAAGAATCGCGAGGGCGACAATATCGAGCGGGTCGCGATGCGCACGCAGAGGTTCTTCGCCGATCCGGCGAACCAGGTGCCGGGCGTGGAATTCAAATTGGCCGCGGGAATCATCGGCGAGCTCGCCGCGGCAAATCAGGAAATCATCGACAACGACGTGCTCCTCAATGTACTGGCATTCGCGACCATCTATTTGATCATCCTCGTCACATATCGATCGTTCGTGGCGGGACTCTATCTGCTATTTCCGCTGGCGCTCGCGAATGCGGCGATCAACGCATACATGGGTGCGCATGATATCGGGATCAATATAGATACCCTGCCAGTAGTAACCGTCGGAGTTGGGTTCGGAATTGACTATGCGATTTATATTGTCAGTCGAATAATCGAAGAGCTGAACCAGGGATGCGATATCGCCGAGGCGACTTACAATTCGCTGATCACGTCGGGCAAAGCGGTGTCGTTCACCGCGCTTACGCTCGTCGCCTCAGTACTGTTCTGGTATTGGTCGAGTATCCGCTTCGACGCCGAGATGGGACTGATGCTCGCGATCTGGATGTTCGTGTCGATGCTGGGCGCAATGACTATTCTTCCGGTGCTGATAGTCACTTTCGACCCCGGCTTCCTGCATCGCGAGCAGGAGCGCGTCCGGGCCACGCGCCAGCGCGAGCAACTGCGCCCGACAGGTACTGCCTAG